One genomic region from Leptospira tipperaryensis encodes:
- a CDS encoding DUF1801 domain-containing protein: protein MSQNFKNQNVAEVFRTYPKNIRKRLLSVRELIFKIAKTTEGVGNLEETLKWGQPSYLTPQTKSGSTIRIDQVSSEENIYALFFHCQTNLVETFRELFPKKIQFEGNRCILLNVKDPIPTKELSVCISMALTYHLEKKKKVKR from the coding sequence ATGTCCCAGAATTTTAAAAATCAAAACGTTGCGGAAGTTTTTCGAACCTACCCAAAAAATATCCGAAAAAGATTGCTGAGTGTGAGAGAATTGATCTTTAAGATCGCAAAGACTACGGAAGGAGTCGGAAATCTGGAAGAAACCTTAAAATGGGGACAACCCAGTTATCTGACGCCGCAAACAAAAAGTGGAAGTACGATTCGGATCGATCAAGTTTCTTCGGAAGAAAATATCTACGCGCTCTTCTTTCACTGTCAGACCAATTTAGTGGAAACGTTTCGAGAACTCTTTCCAAAGAAAATTCAGTTCGAAGGGAATCGATGCATTCTACTGAACGTGAAAGATCCGATTCCGACCAAAGAGTTGAGTGTTTGTATTTCCATGGCCCTCACCTATCATCTTGAAAAAAAGAAAAAAGTAAAACGATAG
- a CDS encoding acyl-CoA thioesterase, which produces MKTLEKETNSEQGIKLFTHTVKVRWVDLDENGHVNNGVYQSYFHEARVAAFDETGLSLTELRKRNIGPVILKAELEYKMELKYPETTRLTTRFEAQKGSRVLTIQDLYRESDGALVCSAKFYGLFMDLKRMRPYKVTDEEASKLASTPI; this is translated from the coding sequence ATGAAAACTCTAGAAAAAGAAACAAATTCGGAACAAGGAATCAAACTATTTACTCATACAGTTAAAGTACGTTGGGTCGATTTGGATGAAAACGGACACGTAAACAACGGAGTCTACCAGAGTTATTTTCATGAGGCGAGGGTGGCCGCATTTGACGAAACCGGTCTGAGCCTGACCGAGCTTCGAAAAAGAAACATTGGTCCGGTCATCCTAAAGGCGGAGTTGGAATATAAGATGGAGCTAAAGTATCCTGAAACTACCAGACTGACGACTCGATTTGAAGCTCAGAAAGGAAGTCGAGTTCTTACGATTCAGGATTTATATAGGGAATCCGACGGGGCTTTGGTCTGTTCCGCTAAATTTTACGGTCTATTTATGGATCTGAAAAGAATGCGTCCTTACAAAGTTACGGATGAAGAAGCGAGCAAACTCGCGAGTACTCCGATCTAA
- a CDS encoding esterase/lipase family protein: protein MNDHLAYVSDNRSVRNPILQFLAEKWYTILYLWHAVIGIFIGLEDSPEGDKRPVVLVSGFLGRTLSWEPMLKHLSANGHPVYTIPLGFQMGNIRRKSQILEDYLVQKDIKDCYIVGHSMGGLIASGLTYKGRDRVKKIFIAGTPVHGTYLAYLAPIFICTWQMMPGSKFIQEAVEIFEKLPNVQSVFTKKDQIIIPSENSRLGHFDDVELPEAGHLNLFMGPLGIECLFDLITAEENKDPKPVKKKLESLKPEPETRTSASDKKTKGTSKKKTVSKKAAPKKPVAKKKSAVKKKKR, encoded by the coding sequence ATGAATGATCATCTCGCTTACGTATCCGACAATCGCTCCGTTCGCAATCCTATCCTTCAATTCTTAGCAGAGAAATGGTATACGATTCTTTATCTTTGGCACGCCGTAATAGGAATTTTTATCGGACTCGAAGATTCTCCCGAAGGAGATAAACGTCCTGTAGTTTTAGTTTCCGGATTTTTAGGAAGAACTCTTTCTTGGGAACCGATGCTCAAACATCTTTCTGCGAACGGACATCCCGTTTATACGATTCCTCTCGGTTTTCAAATGGGGAACATCCGAAGAAAGAGTCAAATCTTAGAAGATTACCTCGTTCAGAAAGACATCAAGGATTGTTATATCGTAGGTCACTCGATGGGAGGCCTGATCGCATCGGGTCTTACCTATAAAGGAAGAGATCGAGTAAAAAAAATCTTTATCGCAGGAACTCCCGTTCACGGAACTTATCTCGCTTACCTTGCGCCGATTTTTATCTGCACATGGCAAATGATGCCCGGTTCTAAGTTCATCCAAGAAGCCGTAGAAATTTTTGAGAAGTTGCCTAACGTGCAATCCGTTTTTACAAAAAAAGATCAGATCATCATTCCTTCGGAAAATTCTCGCCTTGGACATTTTGACGACGTGGAACTTCCGGAAGCCGGACATCTCAATTTGTTTATGGGGCCCCTTGGAATCGAATGCCTCTTTGATCTCATTACGGCGGAAGAGAATAAGGATCCAAAACCCGTTAAAAAGAAATTAGAATCTTTGAAACCAGAACCGGAAACTCGAACTTCCGCGAGCGATAAGAAAACAAAAGGAACCTCGAAAAAGAAAACGGTTTCGAAAAAAGCCGCTCCTAAAAAGCCCGTTGCTAAGAAGAAGTCTGCGGTTAAGAAAAAGAAGAGATAA
- a CDS encoding fatty acid desaturase gives MEVKNNSTSSPRETLGAVRETLSDATFENPSYKGIGYFIRDLFFFGLVVVLLWNVNTWYLLPFLWFFSGMTIASLFIIGHDCAHEALFKNKYLRYWIGQIAMLPSLHAYNQWAYGHNRIHHGHTIKRGGDFVWHPATAEEYSKFGIFKKMMHRFFWSAWGGGFYYMIEVWLKGMVLFTAPLKEAGRDKWIMLSFAFLSSGLVFYFGGSATEGVFDAGAGFWMFTKVCLVPFIAWNYFMGITVYVHHIHSEIPWKTKEDWTPYYGQMKGTINYHVNPVMNFFFHNIFIHMPHHVHMKIPFYNLTRALGEIKAVYGENVQERDTIFGDYFKSTSRCKVIDSETGKWMTYEEARNSVEDEELEVSPA, from the coding sequence ATGGAAGTGAAAAATAACTCTACATCCTCACCGAGAGAAACTCTCGGAGCCGTTCGAGAAACCCTCTCGGACGCAACTTTCGAAAATCCTTCTTACAAGGGGATTGGTTATTTCATCAGAGATTTGTTTTTTTTCGGACTCGTCGTAGTCCTTCTCTGGAACGTAAATACCTGGTATCTTCTGCCTTTTCTCTGGTTTTTTTCCGGAATGACGATCGCATCCTTGTTTATAATCGGACACGATTGCGCACACGAGGCGCTTTTTAAAAACAAATACCTTCGTTATTGGATCGGTCAGATCGCAATGTTGCCTTCTTTGCACGCCTACAATCAGTGGGCTTACGGACACAATCGAATCCATCACGGACACACGATCAAAAGAGGCGGAGATTTCGTATGGCATCCCGCAACCGCGGAAGAATATTCTAAATTTGGAATATTCAAAAAAATGATGCACCGATTTTTCTGGTCGGCTTGGGGTGGCGGTTTTTACTACATGATCGAGGTTTGGTTAAAAGGAATGGTTCTATTTACAGCTCCTCTAAAAGAAGCGGGAAGAGATAAGTGGATCATGCTTTCTTTTGCATTTCTATCTTCCGGTTTGGTTTTCTATTTTGGCGGATCCGCTACGGAAGGTGTTTTTGACGCAGGCGCGGGCTTTTGGATGTTTACAAAAGTATGCTTGGTTCCTTTTATCGCTTGGAACTACTTTATGGGAATCACCGTTTATGTGCATCATATACATTCCGAAATTCCTTGGAAGACAAAAGAGGATTGGACCCCTTATTACGGACAAATGAAAGGAACGATCAACTATCACGTAAATCCGGTCATGAATTTTTTCTTTCACAATATTTTCATTCACATGCCTCATCACGTTCACATGAAAATTCCATTTTACAATCTCACTCGCGCCCTGGGAGAGATCAAAGCCGTTTATGGAGAAAACGTCCAGGAAAGAGATACGATCTTCGGCGACTATTTCAAATCGACTTCTCGTTGTAAGGTGATCGATTCCGAAACCGGGAAATGGATGACTTACGAAGAGGCTCGTAATTCCGTAGAAGACGAAGAATTGGAAGTAAGTCCCGCATAA
- a CDS encoding GNAT family N-acetyltransferase, with protein sequence MNLESERLILREWEEKDHLPFVQMNSDPLVMKYFPKLLTREESEQFITKIQNHFQTFGYGLWVLETKRNKEFLGFTGFMNVTFSSFFTPSIEIGWRLHPSFWSRGYATEAASTCLQHGFSRLKFSEIVSFTSILNERSQSVMKRIGMKEVGFFAHPNLPKDHVLSEHVLYKISVPEWSPIGLKSTISSDFG encoded by the coding sequence GTGAATTTAGAGTCGGAAAGATTGATTTTGAGAGAATGGGAAGAGAAAGATCATCTTCCATTTGTTCAAATGAATTCCGATCCACTTGTCATGAAATACTTTCCGAAACTTCTTACTCGAGAAGAATCCGAACAGTTTATTACAAAAATTCAAAATCATTTTCAGACGTTCGGCTATGGACTTTGGGTTCTGGAAACAAAACGAAATAAAGAATTTCTCGGTTTCACAGGTTTTATGAACGTAACTTTTTCTTCCTTTTTTACTCCTTCGATTGAGATCGGTTGGAGATTACATCCTTCCTTTTGGAGTCGAGGTTACGCTACGGAAGCGGCGTCAACCTGTCTTCAGCACGGATTCTCCAGATTAAAATTTTCGGAAATCGTTTCTTTTACGTCTATTCTCAATGAAAGGTCCCAATCCGTCATGAAACGTATAGGAATGAAAGAAGTCGGATTCTTCGCACATCCAAATCTTCCAAAAGACCACGTTCTATCCGAGCACGTTCTCTACAAAATCTCCGTACCGGAATGGTCTCCAATCGGGCTCAAATCGACAATATCCTCTGATTTTGGATAA
- a CDS encoding LysR family transcriptional regulator encodes MEFRQIRYFLEIRDAGTFQKAASKLGLTQPALSRQIFLLEKELGSLVFERGPRQIRLTHEGEIFLGYALKMRELWEELKSGMKEPGKELSGEFSISAGGTVSAWILPEILKKIKKEHPDLILSVREGDSLETKEAILLNEVDLGILTGPVNEPGLISREFLSDRIVPVALKTHPIFQKKKQSLKDIKEESFVFFHPASAIRKAVEKKIRSLGKEFRPKIGMELRSVESVIKSIEAGLGIGFLSEYSLSAKLRMIPISELIAERKFFLSHKKSIRPGLSKLAEELVREARSLFNPSV; translated from the coding sequence ATGGAATTTAGACAGATCCGATATTTTCTCGAAATCAGAGACGCGGGCACGTTTCAAAAAGCCGCTTCCAAACTTGGTTTAACTCAACCTGCCCTTTCCCGCCAAATTTTTCTTTTAGAAAAAGAACTGGGGTCTCTCGTATTCGAAAGGGGTCCGAGACAAATCAGGCTGACACACGAGGGAGAAATCTTTTTAGGTTATGCGCTGAAGATGAGGGAACTATGGGAAGAATTAAAATCCGGAATGAAAGAACCCGGAAAAGAACTCTCCGGAGAATTTTCGATCTCCGCCGGCGGAACCGTATCAGCCTGGATTCTACCGGAAATTCTTAAAAAAATAAAGAAAGAACATCCCGACCTTATATTGTCCGTAAGAGAAGGTGATTCCCTAGAAACCAAGGAAGCCATTTTGTTAAACGAAGTGGATTTGGGAATTCTCACCGGCCCCGTAAACGAGCCCGGATTGATTTCGAGAGAATTTTTATCGGACCGAATCGTTCCCGTTGCGTTAAAAACACATCCGATCTTCCAAAAGAAAAAGCAGAGTCTAAAGGACATCAAAGAAGAATCGTTTGTATTCTTTCATCCGGCATCCGCGATTCGAAAAGCGGTGGAGAAAAAGATAAGATCGTTAGGAAAAGAATTTCGTCCCAAAATCGGAATGGAACTTAGAAGCGTTGAGTCCGTGATCAAAAGTATAGAGGCGGGCTTAGGAATCGGATTCTTATCCGAATACAGCCTTTCCGCCAAACTCCGGATGATTCCGATTTCAGAATTGATCGCCGAAAGAAAATTCTTTCTTTCTCATAAAAAATCGATTCGTCCAGGGTTATCGAAATTGGCGGAAGAATTGGTTCGCGAAGCACGAAGCCTATTCAATCCTTCTGTTTAA
- a CDS encoding LIC13305 family lipoprotein, with amino-acid sequence MKVKFILSLMFLSIFVACDHKKESIDDSFLFLLLPQPDRAANYDRDVQIVTNTEASGSITCNATYTQEDVEHYSLIVRAQIAKYPRGYWIKSKVERVVLCANLTVGGLAVGGFMDPLANSIYMNVDAGIATGFMDDYIDRSIHHEITHNFDFAQRGFLMDSHTDWVSLNTVGYSANVDWSSPTLLQFNNPVPGFATTYSTSNVAEDYAEISSGLMGPQSNYNQLIQICQTDPVVAAKVRLMISDMKNFWPFPGSEGTYWKIKVDTTSCP; translated from the coding sequence GTGAAAGTAAAGTTTATTCTAAGTTTGATGTTTTTATCCATATTCGTAGCGTGTGATCACAAAAAAGAAAGTATCGACGATTCTTTTTTGTTCTTATTATTACCACAACCGGATCGAGCCGCGAATTATGATCGTGACGTGCAAATTGTTACCAATACGGAAGCCTCCGGTTCTATTACTTGCAACGCGACTTATACGCAGGAGGATGTAGAACATTATTCGTTAATTGTTCGAGCTCAAATTGCAAAATACCCTCGAGGTTATTGGATCAAAAGCAAGGTGGAGAGAGTTGTACTTTGCGCCAATCTAACCGTTGGCGGTTTGGCTGTAGGAGGATTTATGGATCCTTTGGCGAATAGTATCTATATGAATGTAGATGCAGGTATTGCAACGGGTTTTATGGATGATTATATCGATAGATCCATTCACCACGAAATCACTCATAATTTCGATTTCGCGCAGCGCGGTTTTCTTATGGACTCCCATACGGATTGGGTTTCGCTCAATACCGTCGGATATTCAGCGAACGTGGACTGGTCTTCGCCAACGTTACTTCAGTTTAACAATCCGGTTCCCGGTTTCGCGACGACATATTCAACTTCGAATGTCGCAGAAGACTACGCTGAAATAAGTTCGGGGCTGATGGGGCCTCAATCCAATTATAATCAGCTGATTCAGATTTGTCAAACCGATCCAGTGGTAGCCGCAAAGGTGAGGCTGATGATATCGGATATGAAGAACTTTTGGCCTTTCCCCGGATCAGAAGGAACGTATTGGAAAATCAAAGTTGATACGACTTCTTGTCCTTGA
- a CDS encoding TetR/AcrR family transcriptional regulator — MSKTQPKQQDQAKDRILKATVKLFYERGYANTGINEILSEAGAFKKSLYRYFPSKKDLGLSYVSFQEEEILGLAEMMMKKYPKYQDFVSSWVRFLKRRLRTTYRFGCPLANFSNQTHDEPELRKRVIESLDRWNQSFGAYFRLPIWKKKKTLDPKTAIEYSEKVLFLYQGAMQLYGVTGNKKFIDRLETELLRMEES, encoded by the coding sequence ATGAGTAAAACGCAACCAAAACAACAGGATCAGGCAAAAGATCGCATTCTCAAGGCGACCGTAAAACTCTTTTACGAAAGAGGTTACGCGAACACCGGTATCAATGAAATCCTGAGTGAAGCGGGAGCTTTTAAAAAAAGTTTATATCGCTATTTTCCCTCCAAAAAAGATCTGGGTCTTAGCTACGTCTCTTTCCAAGAAGAAGAAATTCTTGGTTTAGCGGAGATGATGATGAAAAAATATCCCAAGTATCAGGATTTTGTTTCTTCTTGGGTTCGATTTTTAAAAAGAAGATTAAGGACGACGTATCGTTTTGGATGTCCTCTCGCCAACTTCTCAAACCAAACACACGATGAACCCGAATTGAGAAAAAGGGTGATCGAGTCCTTGGATCGCTGGAACCAAAGTTTCGGTGCTTATTTCAGACTCCCGATTTGGAAAAAAAAGAAAACTTTAGATCCAAAGACTGCGATAGAATATTCAGAAAAAGTATTATTCTTGTATCAAGGTGCGATGCAACTCTATGGAGTTACCGGAAATAAAAAGTTTATCGACCGATTGGAAACGGAATTGCTTCGAATGGAAGAATCTTAA
- the msrB gene encoding peptide-methionine (R)-S-oxide reductase MsrB, whose product MKYEVNKSEDEWKKELTPEQYKILRQKGTEMAFTGALYKNHDKGTYLCAACGSALFSSETKYESGSGWPSFYQPTKEEAVEKETDSSHGMTRTEVVCAKCGGHLGHVFTDGPRPTGLRYCINSASLKFKKE is encoded by the coding sequence ATGAAATACGAAGTAAACAAATCGGAAGATGAATGGAAAAAAGAACTCACTCCTGAACAATATAAAATTCTAAGACAAAAGGGAACCGAGATGGCCTTTACCGGAGCCCTTTATAAGAATCACGATAAAGGAACCTATCTCTGCGCCGCTTGCGGATCCGCTCTCTTCTCATCGGAAACAAAATACGAATCCGGATCCGGATGGCCTTCTTTTTACCAACCTACAAAAGAAGAAGCCGTTGAAAAAGAAACCGATTCGAGTCATGGAATGACAAGAACCGAAGTTGTCTGTGCTAAATGCGGAGGACATCTTGGACACGTATTTACGGACGGACCAAGACCAACCGGTCTCAGGTATTGTATCAATTCCGCTTCTTTAAAGTTTAAGAAAGAATAA
- a CDS encoding RNA recognition motif domain-containing protein: protein MSVNIYVGNLSYDITEGKLNELFGAHGAVNSVKIITDQYSGKSKGFAFVEMPNKDEADKAIKDLDGKNVLARNLKVNVAKPKNDRF from the coding sequence ATGTCTGTTAACATTTATGTAGGAAACCTATCTTACGACATCACTGAAGGAAAGTTAAACGAACTTTTCGGAGCACACGGAGCAGTTAATTCTGTTAAGATCATTACTGATCAGTATTCCGGAAAATCAAAAGGATTTGCTTTCGTTGAAATGCCGAACAAAGACGAAGCTGACAAAGCAATCAAAGATCTGGACGGAAAAAACGTTCTTGCTCGTAACTTAAAAGTTAACGTTGCAAAACCTAAAAACGACAGATTCTAA
- a CDS encoding GNAT family N-acetyltransferase — translation MLLSADPSEELVKEYLKRGFCYIATFETETIGIYVLIYTRPKTLELVNIAVDEKFRRKGVGKALVLHAISKAKESKMKVLDL, via the coding sequence TTGTTACTTTCCGCCGACCCTTCGGAAGAACTCGTTAAAGAATATTTGAAAAGAGGATTCTGTTATATCGCGACCTTTGAAACGGAAACGATCGGAATTTACGTATTGATTTACACTCGTCCGAAAACTTTGGAGTTGGTCAACATAGCCGTGGATGAAAAATTTCGACGAAAAGGTGTCGGTAAGGCTTTGGTTCTGCATGCGATCTCAAAAGCAAAGGAATCAAAGATGAAGGTTCTGGATCTTTGA
- a CDS encoding LIC13305 family lipoprotein has product MNQRIFTTIVILFLLSNCAHKKEVIDDSFLFLLLPQPDRAANYDRDVQIITHTVPPPVSLYTFDLSYSEDDLNAYVSILRTQIAKYPRGYWIKARAEKIYLVKYINGVNGGAAARGLSLASENSIYLAIGQGLTTCNNCEEGYASTMHHELMHNVDYSQFGTFYSYSIDDWNLLNPSGFQYGSVSNSDAVAAVWTHIIHPMSGFLSYYSTVNKLEDRAIFGAAILGGLQEFQSDTLINFCQNDPIVAAKTRNIIEDMKNFWPFPGSDTTFWKTRIAETANACN; this is encoded by the coding sequence ATGAATCAAAGAATTTTTACTACGATCGTAATCCTGTTCTTACTTTCAAACTGCGCCCATAAAAAAGAAGTCATCGACGATTCTTTTTTGTTCTTATTGTTACCGCAACCGGATCGAGCCGCGAATTATGATCGTGACGTTCAGATCATAACTCATACGGTACCTCCGCCTGTGTCTTTGTATACATTTGATCTGAGTTATTCTGAGGATGATCTCAATGCCTACGTTTCTATTCTTCGGACACAAATTGCAAAATATCCTCGAGGTTATTGGATCAAGGCGAGGGCGGAAAAAATTTATTTAGTCAAGTATATAAATGGGGTAAATGGCGGGGCAGCAGCAAGAGGTCTTTCTCTGGCTTCCGAAAACAGTATTTATTTAGCGATCGGACAAGGTTTGACCACCTGCAATAACTGCGAAGAGGGTTACGCTTCGACGATGCATCATGAGTTGATGCACAATGTAGACTATTCTCAATTCGGTACTTTTTATAGCTATTCGATTGATGATTGGAACCTTCTAAATCCGAGCGGATTTCAATACGGAAGTGTTTCGAATTCAGATGCGGTTGCCGCTGTTTGGACTCATATCATTCACCCAATGTCCGGCTTCCTAAGCTATTACAGTACAGTAAATAAGTTAGAGGATCGTGCGATCTTTGGGGCAGCGATCCTTGGAGGTTTGCAAGAATTTCAATCCGACACCTTAATCAATTTTTGCCAAAACGATCCGATCGTTGCTGCAAAGACGAGAAATATCATAGAGGATATGAAGAATTTTTGGCCTTTCCCCGGATCGGACACGACTTTCTGGAAAACGAGGATTGCGGAAACCGCAAATGCTTGTAATTAA
- a CDS encoding zinc finger Ran-binding domain-containing protein, with translation MQKDLADQIQPLKIKPMKWICHHCDYKNPIELQNCAQCGNSKGPDVKTIDPSASFFQKFLKLGTIGWIFIILLGLAAIILTPILLISALSKIEGFASILLFIGGFFGAKSAARSQFGPPAKAIFIVFFSLMGVAIDQPGNYVYNYPFRFVCAEGTSTERSVQVSHPLPGRTDMTQVFSCVDINGKEKSKISLPQVLGIRFLEYILIAGFLLSFHSWNLKRIQRKNPDNR, from the coding sequence TTGCAAAAAGATCTTGCCGATCAAATACAACCTCTCAAAATAAAACCCATGAAATGGATCTGTCATCACTGCGATTATAAAAACCCGATTGAATTACAAAACTGCGCACAATGTGGAAATAGCAAAGGTCCCGATGTCAAAACAATAGATCCCTCTGCTTCCTTTTTTCAAAAATTTTTAAAGTTAGGCACCATTGGTTGGATTTTTATAATTCTTCTTGGATTGGCGGCCATCATTCTCACACCGATTTTATTGATCAGCGCCCTTTCCAAGATAGAAGGTTTCGCGAGTATTCTTTTGTTTATCGGCGGATTTTTTGGAGCCAAGTCCGCGGCCAGATCTCAATTCGGACCACCCGCAAAAGCGATCTTTATTGTTTTCTTTTCTCTGATGGGAGTCGCGATAGACCAGCCGGGGAACTACGTTTACAACTATCCGTTTCGATTTGTTTGCGCTGAAGGAACAAGCACTGAGAGATCGGTTCAAGTGAGTCATCCGCTTCCAGGAAGAACCGATATGACTCAGGTATTTTCCTGCGTTGATATCAACGGGAAAGAAAAATCAAAAATCTCCTTACCCCAAGTTTTAGGAATTCGTTTTTTAGAATATATACTGATAGCAGGATTTCTTCTTTCTTTTCATAGCTGGAATTTAAAACGAATACAAAGAAAGAATCCAGACAATCGATAA